In a single window of the Elaeis guineensis isolate ETL-2024a chromosome 8, EG11, whole genome shotgun sequence genome:
- the LOC105050954 gene encoding cation transporter HKT2;1, with protein MAAISLTQLLQNFANGFAHIFARVSGHMHKKMALVSRYGHKIIVFHLSPFWIQLSYFVSLAMLGSLIMMKLKPSNPAFSPSYVDMLFMSTSAVTLASLGSVEMENFSSSQIVVLTLLMFLGGEIFVSLIGLLLRIKDDGYGGINPDTAHNRVDPVVPELNPMDPSNAIDCVEVGPTIICSETSLSDGKDLRLRSVRYLGHVLWFYLLLIHVTGSLSILSYIASVTSAWDVLKRKGINVFLFSLSTTVSSFANAGFIPTNENMAIFKVNPGLLLLIIPQILAGNTLFPLFLRLVIWALRRCTGAAEFEYLLKNYSREIGFRHLLPNLLRTAFLSLTVLSFTATMVVLFCSLDWNSSVFDGLNSYQKIINALFMAVNTRHAGENSIDVSLVSPAVLVFFIVMMYLPSSTTFLPVQEDDTSSAGNKKNNRRRRLVDNIILSPLSYIVIFIIAICIIERRNLSSDPLNFSALNITFEVMSAYGTVGLSTGYSCARLLQLHPDVKCQDKLYSFVGAWSDEGKLILAFVMLYGRLKKFSLKGGKAWRII; from the exons ATGGCGGCTATCTCTCTCACTCAACTCCTCCAAAACTTCGCCAATGGGTTCGCACATATTTTTGCTCGTGTAAGTGGACATATGCATAAAAAGATGGCTCTTGTGAGTAGATATGGGCATAAAATCATCGTCTTCCATCTGAGCCCCTTCTGGATTCAgctttcttattttgtttctctTGCCATGCTGGGTTCTCTGATCATGATGAAACTCAAGCCAAGTAACCCTGCCTTCAGTCCTAGCTACGTCGACATGTTATTCATGTCCACATCTGCAGTGACGCTCGCAAGTCTTGGGAGCGTCGAGATGGAGAATTTCTCAAGTTCTCAAATCGTCGTCCTCACCCTTCTCATGTTCTTAGGAGGGGAGATATTCGTTAGCCTGATCGGCCTTCTGCTGAGAATTAAAGATGATGGGTATGGCGGCATTAATCCAGACACTGCTCATAATAGAGTTGATCCAGTCGTGCCTGAACTCAACCCTATGGATCCTTCAAATGCCATCGATTGCGTCGAGGTGGGTCCTACAATTATATGTTCGGAAACTTCTCTGAGTGATGGCAAGGATTTGAGGCTTCGTTCCGTACGATATTTGGGTCATGTGTTGTGGTTTTATCTTCTTCTGATTCATGTCACCGGCTCTCTATCGATTTTATCCTACATAGCTTCTGTTACAAGCGCATGGGATGTGTTAAAGAGAAAGGGGATTAATgttttcctcttctccttgtcTACTACCGTTTCTTCATTTGCGAATGCGGGCTTCATACCGACAAACGAGAACATGGCGATCTTCAAAGTGAACCCAGGTCTCCTACTACTAATAATTCCTCAAATTCTCGCCGGCAATACGCTGTTTCCTCTGTTCCTCAGATTGGTGATATGGGCCTTGAGGAGGTGCACTGGAGCTGCAGAATTCGAGTATCTGTTGAAGAATTATTCAAGAGAGATCGGCTTCCGTCATTTGCTTCCTAACTTATTGCGAACTGCTTTCTTGTCTCTCACTGTTCTTTCATTTACAGCAACCATGGTTGTGCTTTTTTGCTCCCTCGACTGGAATTCGTCGGTATTCGATGGATTGAATTCTTATCAGAAAATCATCAATGCATTATTTATGGCAGTGAATACCAGGCATGCCGGTGAAAACTCCATCGATGTCTCCCTCGTCTCTCCAGCAGTTCTGGTGTTCTTCATCGTTATGAT GTACCTTCCATCTTCCACAACATTTTTACCCGTTCAAGAGGATGATACAAGCTCCGCGGGAAATAAGAAAAACAATCGAAGAAGACGGTTAGTGGACAACATAATATTATCACCTCTATCCTACATCGTCATCTTCATCATTGCCATCTGCATCATTGAGAGAAGGAATCTATCCAGCGATCCACTCAACTTCTCCGCTTTGAACATAACCTTCGAAGTGATGAG TGCATATGGAACTGTGGGGCTCTCAACGGGCTATAGCTGTGCACGATTGCTGCAACTACATCCTGATGTCAAATGCCAAGACAAGTTATATAGTTTTGTTGGGGCATGGAGTGATGAAGGGAAGCTGATTTTGGCTTTCGTCATGCTTTATGGAAGGCTTAAGAAGTTCAGCTTGAAAGGTGGTAAAGCTTGGAGGATAATTTAA